From Rhinoraja longicauda isolate Sanriku21f chromosome 24, sRhiLon1.1, whole genome shotgun sequence, one genomic window encodes:
- the LOC144605500 gene encoding uncharacterized protein LOC144605500 produces the protein MQPRNRPVVFYILFILCNVLLGTNVNAPGKMVSAIANSNGKVSNSSEVAKAATINNTSLEKGSTQNTTSNITTTVAPGSTVAMSTSGPNGSRVSVTPMGSVQTTMLSNVSSHSTPELSTTPTLSSTATDGNVTTTSTPVPRPTQSESMVTSRELSTTDVTQPTTDSLYSVITTSASGSVLPLKKEEIILTICLSTVLGVVILTIVMYNVNKCKQRRAQYLHHPLYADSHEEPGFPNDTLVISGGLYDESRVYNPNMTVEEDDELHVEYPALTSKYSQFKLEFLPEEREVTNQGSSFATFQPET, from the exons atgcagcccagaaacaggccagtTGTATTTTACATTCTGTTCATTCTATGCAATGTCCTCTTGGGCACCAATGTAAATGCACCAGGCAAAATGGTCTCTGCCATtgctaattccaatggcaaagtCAGCAATTCGTCTGAAGTTGCTAAAGCAGCTACTATCAATAATACTTCCCTTGAAAAAGGATCCACGCAAAACACAACAAGTAACATCACGACTACTGTAGCCCCTGGGAGTACAGTTGCCATGTCAACCTCTGGGCCTAATGGTTCTCGGGTTTCTGTGACACCAATGGGTTCAGTTCAAACAACAATGCTGTCCAATGTTTCAAGCCACAGCACACCTGAGTTATCAACAACTCCAACGCTTAGTTCAACAGCTACAGACGGCAACGTTACAACAACATCAACGCCTGTACCGAGGCCCACACAGTCTGAATCCATGGTAACGAGCAGGGAGTTGAGCACTACTGATGTCACACAGCCTACCACAGACTCATTGTATTCAGTCATAACCACCTCAGCGTCAG GTTCAGTTTTGCCTCTGAAAAAGGAAGAAATAATTCTGACCATCTGTTTGAGCACTGTTCTTGGCGTGGTCATTCTAACTATTGTTATGTATAATGTCAACAAGTGCAAACAAAGGAGGGCACAATATTTGCACCATCCTCTATATGCCGACTCGCACGAAGAGCCAG GTTTTCCAAATGACACTTTGGTAATATCAGGAGGTCTTTATGATGAATCACGTGTTTATAATCCCAACATGACGGTTGAAGAAGATGATGAGCTTCACGTTGAATATCCTGCACTTACTTCCAAGTATAGCCAATTCAAACTGGAATTTTTACCAGAGGAAAGAGAGGTCACAAATCAAGGATCTTCATTTGCCACATTTCAACCGGAAACATAA